Proteins encoded together in one Flavobacteriales bacterium window:
- a CDS encoding TolC family protein has translation MPRPTELLTRIGLFAVLALSSCVPALKVREVRRDMPGTYGAGSDSISSAATPWAQFHSDPDLRALIDTALANNQELNIMLQEIEVLRNEARARKGEYLPFVGFAAGAGIEKAGEHTRNGAVERSLNIVEDTPFPEPLSDLGFGLRASWELDVWKRFRNARKAATLRYLGGIEGRNFMVTNLVAEIANSYYELLALDAQMSILRANITIQQDALEVVKLEKEAAKVTELAVRRFEAEVLKNRSDLFDIQQRIVETENRINFLVGRYPQPVQRASVGALDLVPAALSSGRPGDLLTHRPDIRRAELELEAAKLDVRSARACFYPSVGIKAGVGFNAFDAALLLESPASLVYSVAGDLVAPLVNRNAIKAMYATANARQLQAVHAYERTVLGATVEVMNQLSRVANLENSYALRKQQVDALGASITISGNLFRSARADYMEVLLTQRDALESRFELAETRKQRMNAMVNLYQALGGGWR, from the coding sequence ATGCCACGACCGACCGAGCTTCTGACCCGTATCGGCCTTTTCGCCGTGCTTGCGCTCTCCTCCTGCGTACCGGCGTTGAAGGTGCGCGAGGTGCGCCGGGACATGCCCGGCACGTACGGGGCCGGCAGCGACAGTATCAGTTCCGCAGCGACGCCTTGGGCGCAGTTCCACAGCGATCCCGATCTGCGGGCCCTGATCGACACAGCGCTGGCGAACAACCAGGAGCTCAACATCATGCTGCAGGAGATCGAGGTGCTCCGCAACGAGGCCCGCGCCCGCAAGGGCGAGTATCTGCCCTTCGTGGGGTTCGCCGCAGGCGCCGGGATCGAGAAGGCCGGAGAGCACACCCGGAACGGCGCCGTGGAGCGTTCCTTGAACATCGTGGAGGACACGCCGTTCCCGGAGCCGTTGAGCGACCTCGGGTTCGGCTTGAGGGCCTCCTGGGAGCTCGACGTGTGGAAACGCTTCCGCAACGCGAGGAAGGCCGCCACGCTGCGCTATCTGGGCGGGATCGAGGGGCGCAACTTCATGGTGACGAACCTGGTGGCGGAGATCGCGAACAGCTACTATGAACTGCTGGCCTTGGACGCCCAGATGTCGATCCTCCGCGCCAACATCACCATCCAACAGGACGCGTTGGAGGTGGTGAAGCTGGAGAAGGAGGCCGCGAAGGTCACCGAACTGGCGGTGCGGCGCTTCGAGGCCGAGGTGCTCAAGAACCGGAGCGATCTGTTCGACATCCAGCAGCGCATCGTCGAGACGGAGAACCGCATCAATTTCCTGGTGGGGCGCTACCCACAGCCGGTGCAGCGGGCTTCCGTGGGAGCGCTGGACCTGGTCCCCGCCGCGTTGTCCAGCGGACGGCCCGGAGACCTGCTCACGCATCGTCCGGACATTCGAAGGGCCGAGCTCGAACTGGAAGCGGCGAAGCTGGATGTGCGATCGGCCCGGGCCTGCTTCTATCCCTCCGTGGGCATCAAGGCGGGGGTCGGCTTCAACGCGTTCGATGCAGCCCTGCTGCTCGAGTCACCCGCCTCGCTGGTGTACTCCGTGGCGGGCGACCTGGTGGCACCCTTGGTCAACAGGAACGCCATCAAGGCGATGTACGCCACCGCGAACGCCCGGCAGCTGCAGGCGGTGCATGCTTATGAGCGGACCGTGCTGGGCGCTACCGTGGAGGTGATGAACCAGCTATCGCGGGTCGCCAACCTGGAGAACAGCTATGCCCTGCGGAAGCAGCAGGTGGACGCCCTGGGCGCCTCGATCACCATCTCGGGCAACCTGTTCCGTTCCGCACGAGCGGACTACATGGAGGTGCTGCTCACCCAGCGCGATGCGTTGGAGTCGCGCTTTGAGCTCGCGGAGACCCGGAAGCAGCGGATGAACGCGATGGTGAACCTCTACCAAGCGCTGGGTGGGGGCTGGAGGTAG
- a CDS encoding zinc-binding dehydrogenase, protein MNGATGAIGSGAVQLAVSLGAKVTAVCSTPYVDRIKALGAHAVIDRTTTDFRTIPGPYDLVFDAVGKSRFTLCKHLLTEKGCYISTELGPRGENVFLALIGGLRKGPRVLFPLPSISRADVDHFRNMAEAGTLRPLIDRVVGFDELVEATRYVETGQKIGNVVVKVD, encoded by the coding sequence GTGAACGGGGCCACGGGTGCCATCGGCTCGGGAGCGGTGCAACTCGCAGTATCGCTCGGCGCCAAGGTGACCGCCGTGTGCTCGACGCCCTACGTGGACCGCATCAAGGCGCTGGGGGCACACGCCGTGATCGACCGCACCACCACCGACTTCCGCACGATACCTGGACCTTATGATCTGGTCTTCGACGCGGTCGGAAAGAGCCGCTTCACCCTGTGCAAGCACCTGCTCACCGAAAAGGGTTGCTACATCAGCACGGAGCTCGGTCCGCGCGGCGAGAACGTCTTCCTGGCACTCATCGGCGGCCTGCGCAAGGGGCCGCGGGTGCTATTCCCGCTTCCCAGCATCAGCCGTGCCGACGTGGATCACTTCCGGAACATGGCCGAGGCGGGCACTTTGCGACCGCTGATCGATCGTGTGGTGGGCTTCGATGAACTTGTGGAGGCGACACGGTATGTGGAGACCGGTCAGAAGATCGGGAACGTGGTGGTGAAGGTGGACTGA
- a CDS encoding hemerythrin domain-containing protein, whose translation MPPLERHALLRPMSREHHDGLLLCWYIRKELTAGTDPAGVKQRCARYFREQLLPHFAVEEEAIFPVLGADDPLVKVALAQHRRLTRLFLADDDAPSELSGIEEELDSHIRFEEREIFQRVQAVATEQQLERVERVHGMLAWEAGQCAPVPWAGR comes from the coding sequence ATGCCGCCGCTTGAGCGGCATGCGCTGCTGCGGCCCATGAGCCGCGAGCACCACGATGGCCTGCTGCTGTGCTGGTACATCCGGAAAGAACTAACCGCTGGCACCGATCCGGCTGGGGTGAAGCAGCGGTGCGCCCGCTATTTCCGCGAGCAGCTGCTGCCGCATTTCGCCGTGGAGGAGGAGGCCATATTCCCGGTCCTCGGGGCCGATGACCCGCTGGTGAAGGTGGCGCTGGCCCAGCACCGGCGCCTCACGCGCCTGTTCCTGGCAGATGATGACGCGCCCAGCGAGCTCTCCGGCATCGAGGAAGAGCTTGATTCGCATATCCGCTTCGAGGAGCGCGAGATCTTCCAGCGCGTGCAGGCCGTGGCCACAGAGCAGCAGCTTGAGCGCGTGGAGCGCGTGCACGGCATGCTCGCATGGGAAGCCGGGCAGTGCGCGCCCGTGCCCTGGGCGGGCAGATGA
- a CDS encoding multicopper oxidase domain-containing protein, with amino-acid sequence MPRASGAPAPAQRIQRGIYPLGLDNGQDLHVIAGDGGLLPAPTATDRLWLSNGERAEVLLDLTGMEGDSLLLMSYGDELPNTVPGSGNMMWESSILNGVSFPVLRIRVTAPTVDPIIAIPPALLNVPMPSESESIRTRTKTITGMGMVGMGMFMIDGLMFDIDVVNDTMQLNTVEVWNIVNNSNMAHPMHIHGVSFTVLERNGAPPPAWEQGPKDVVLVDRLGTVKLVMRFGEVTDGWPFMYHCHNLLHEDNMMMLQYIVQDPSLGVSEPTSGGANAFPNPTSGQVVVRSEFALVSLEVNDALGRLVVKQNGNGGAAGQDRPARLAGRPVPRYAHGRGSAQPAHRGQGIARS; translated from the coding sequence ATGCCCCGCGCAAGTGGTGCGCCTGCGCCTGCTCAACGGATCCAACGCGGCATCTATCCGCTGGGCCTCGACAACGGCCAGGACCTGCACGTGATCGCCGGCGATGGTGGACTGCTGCCCGCGCCCACCGCCACCGATCGCCTCTGGCTGAGCAACGGCGAGCGCGCTGAGGTGCTCTTGGACCTCACCGGCATGGAAGGCGACAGCCTGCTGCTGATGAGCTACGGCGACGAATTGCCGAACACCGTGCCCGGCTCGGGCAACATGATGTGGGAGAGCAGCATCCTCAACGGCGTGAGCTTCCCGGTGCTGCGCATCCGCGTCACCGCCCCCACAGTTGACCCCATCATCGCTATTCCTCCCGCGCTGCTCAACGTGCCCATGCCTTCGGAATCAGAGAGCATCCGCACGCGCACCAAGACCATCACCGGCATGGGCATGGTGGGCATGGGCATGTTCATGATCGACGGCCTCATGTTCGACATCGACGTGGTGAACGACACCATGCAGCTCAACACCGTCGAGGTGTGGAACATCGTGAACAACTCGAACATGGCGCACCCCATGCACATCCACGGCGTGTCGTTCACCGTGCTGGAGCGCAACGGTGCGCCGCCGCCCGCCTGGGAGCAAGGGCCCAAGGACGTGGTGCTGGTGGACCGCTTGGGGACGGTGAAGCTGGTGATGCGCTTCGGCGAGGTCACCGACGGATGGCCCTTCATGTACCACTGCCACAACCTGCTGCATGAGGACAACATGATGATGCTGCAGTACATCGTGCAGGACCCGTCGCTTGGAGTCAGTGAACCGACCAGCGGCGGTGCGAACGCGTTCCCGAATCCCACGAGCGGCCAAGTGGTGGTTCGCTCCGAATTCGCGCTGGTAAGCTTGGAAGTGAACGACGCGCTCGGTCGGTTGGTGGTGAAGCAGAACGGCAATGGCGGCGCAGCAGGCCAAGATCGACCTGCGCGGCTTGCCGGCCGGCCTGTACCGCGTTACGCTCATGGGCGCGGCTCAGCGCAGCCAGCTCATCGTGGTCAAGGAATAGCGCGTTCGTGA
- a CDS encoding multicopper oxidase domain-containing protein, whose product MAADRQQAPARHHWIPSAANTCTHDRPNPHAARTGPFIDPRRAEPARHSARPRPGHLRPGDRRARAPILPRYQHEHLGASAEYLGPTLILHRGDTARIRIHNELAEMTSMHWHGMHVPGEMDGGPRRIIDPGDSFMAEFVVKTPAATYWYHPHPHELTAEQANFGIAGFIVVRDEEEEQLALPRDYGVDDFPVVIQDRKFLPSGDFAFYPFGDSVLVNGTPNAYLECPAQVVRLRLLNGSNAASIRWASTTARTCT is encoded by the coding sequence CTGGCAGCTGATCGACAGCAGGCGCCTGCCCGCCACCACTGGATACCTTCGGCGGCGAATACCTGCACCCATGATCGCCCGAATCCGCACGCTGCCCGCACTGGTCCTTTCATTGACCCTCGCCGCGCAGAACCCGCTCGCCATTCCGCCCGCCCTAGACCTGGACACCTTCGACCTGGTGACCGACGAGCACGTGCACCAATTCTACCCCGGTATCAACACGAGCACCTGGGCGCGAGCGCCGAGTACCTCGGCCCCACGTTGATCCTGCATCGTGGTGACACGGCGCGTATCCGCATCCACAACGAATTGGCGGAGATGACCAGCATGCACTGGCATGGCATGCACGTGCCCGGTGAGATGGACGGCGGCCCTCGGCGGATCATCGACCCCGGCGATTCGTTCATGGCGGAGTTCGTGGTGAAGACCCCGGCGGCCACATACTGGTACCATCCGCATCCGCACGAGCTCACGGCGGAGCAGGCCAACTTCGGCATCGCCGGCTTCATCGTCGTGCGTGATGAAGAGGAAGAACAGCTCGCCTTGCCCCGCGATTACGGCGTGGACGATTTCCCCGTGGTGATCCAGGACCGCAAATTCCTCCCCAGCGGCGACTTCGCCTTCTATCCCTTCGGCGATTCGGTGCTGGTGAACGGCACGCCGAACGCCTACCTGGAATGCCCCGCGCAAGTGGTGCGCCTGCGCCTGCTCAACGGATCCAACGCGGCATCTATCCGCTGGGCCTCGACAACGGCCAGGACCTGCACGTGA
- a CDS encoding YggU family protein, translating into MPAWLSEAPRSITLRVHVQPGAKRTEVAGTHGDALKIRLAAPPVDGQANEALLSYLAEQFGVPKRQVELVSGHASRSKRVLVIEPVHRPDRGW; encoded by the coding sequence ATGCCCGCATGGCTCAGCGAAGCACCGCGGTCCATCACGCTCCGCGTGCATGTGCAGCCCGGCGCCAAGCGCACCGAGGTGGCTGGCACGCATGGCGATGCGCTCAAGATCCGCCTGGCCGCTCCGCCGGTGGATGGGCAGGCGAACGAAGCGCTCCTCTCCTATCTAGCGGAGCAATTCGGCGTGCCCAAGCGGCAGGTGGAATTGGTGAGCGGGCACGCGAGCCGCAGCAAGCGCGTGCTGGTGATTGAACCTGTGCACAGGCCGGATCGGGGGTGGTGA
- a CDS encoding sensor histidine kinase produces the protein MTCRENLLKQNPDYRVDIRFEGISDDGADLLCKGKSKLLETAFINMAENACKYSEDRTVRIRVTADKRNIILFFTDHGIGMPEEYLKHLFEPFHRGRNVHGVSGKGIGLALVKGIIKLHSGKIFVQSKVNRGTTIEIALPKMAWSRWPVFKAVLTRRALKADRGADL, from the coding sequence TTGACCTGCCGCGAGAACCTGCTCAAGCAGAACCCCGACTATCGCGTGGACATCCGCTTCGAGGGCATCAGCGACGATGGGGCCGACCTGCTGTGCAAGGGCAAGAGCAAGCTGCTGGAGACCGCCTTCATCAACATGGCCGAGAATGCCTGCAAGTATTCCGAGGACCGCACGGTGCGTATCCGCGTCACCGCTGACAAACGCAACATCATCCTGTTCTTCACCGACCATGGCATCGGCATGCCGGAGGAGTACCTGAAGCACCTCTTCGAGCCTTTCCACAGGGGTCGCAACGTGCATGGTGTCTCCGGCAAGGGCATCGGGCTGGCGCTGGTCAAGGGCATCATCAAGCTGCACTCCGGGAAGATCTTCGTGCAGTCCAAGGTCAACCGCGGCACCACCATTGAGATCGCGCTGCCCAAGATGGCCTGGAGCCGCTGGCCGGTCTTTAAGGCGGTTTTAACGAGGCGCGCGTTGAAGGCCGACCGAGGCGCTGATCTTTAA
- a CDS encoding tellurite resistance/C4-dicarboxylate transporter family protein: MAATNVLGSQYAIIAEDPGPARWLYYLGFALYVAIIYFFFVMITVKRGKPTLEMGINGVWLLMVVSTQSVVVLGTQLADLLSSSPRKRPCSSRCSCSSSDACSTSSRSLIFYRLTFFEMRAEECAPPFWISMGAVAITTLAGATLINAASQWELLAAQAFITGLTLLFWGFGTWWIPIIIVLGMWRHLYRLIPMSYHPQYWGMVFPIGMYTVCTYRLAQALELHFLLPIPQALVYMSLFAWATVMTMWLRLTLENSLSFTSKRASHEHALHHHRDPAHTS, from the coding sequence GTGGCCGCCACCAATGTGCTGGGCAGCCAGTACGCCATCATCGCCGAAGACCCTGGGCCGGCACGCTGGCTCTATTACCTCGGCTTCGCGCTCTACGTGGCCATCATCTACTTCTTCTTCGTGATGATCACCGTGAAGCGGGGCAAGCCAACGCTCGAGATGGGGATCAATGGGGTGTGGCTGCTCATGGTGGTGTCTACCCAATCGGTAGTCGTCCTAGGGACCCAACTGGCCGACCTGCTCTCTTCATCTCCAAGGAAGCGGCCTTGTTCATCTCGATGCTCCTGTTCTTCATCGGATGCATGCTCTACATCATCGCGATCCCTGATCTTCTACCGCCTCACCTTCTTCGAGATGAGGGCCGAGGAGTGCGCCCCGCCGTTCTGGATCAGCATGGGTGCGGTGGCCATCACCACCCTCGCCGGGGCTACTTTGATCAACGCCGCATCCCAGTGGGAGCTGCTGGCCGCTCAAGCATTCATCACCGGCCTCACGCTACTGTTCTGGGGTTTCGGCACCTGGTGGATCCCGATCATCATCGTGCTCGGGATGTGGCGCCATCTGTACCGCCTGATTCCCATGAGCTACCACCCGCAGTACTGGGGCATGGTATTCCCGATCGGCATGTACACGGTATGCACCTACAGGCTTGCCCAAGCGCTGGAACTCCACTTCCTGCTGCCCATCCCGCAAGCGCTGGTGTACATGTCGCTGTTCGCATGGGCCACCGTAATGACCATGTGGCTGCGCCTGACCTTGGAGAACTCGCTCTCATTCACCTCAAAACGAGCAAGCCATGAACACGCCCTTCACCACCATCGAGACCCGGCACACACCAGTTGA
- a CDS encoding ISAs1 family transposase, whose product MDLLEPFEELEDPRIDRTKRYPLSSLLLLILSAVLSDCQGASEIAHFGLAKLDWFKRHGHFTDDKVPSHDTIGDLLRRLDPVAFAACFARWTARVCQITEGELVASDGKRLRGSYDRLDGKEAIHMISAWSHQNQLVLGQLQSGWQDQRDHGHPRIA is encoded by the coding sequence ATGGACCTGTTGGAGCCCTTCGAGGAACTGGAAGACCCGCGCATCGACCGCACCAAGCGGTATCCGCTGAGCTCGCTCTTGCTGCTGATCCTCTCGGCGGTGCTCAGCGATTGCCAGGGAGCCAGCGAGATCGCCCACTTCGGCCTGGCCAAGCTCGATTGGTTCAAACGCCACGGCCACTTCACGGATGACAAGGTGCCATCGCACGACACGATCGGCGACCTGCTCCGGCGGCTCGATCCGGTGGCCTTCGCCGCCTGCTTCGCCCGGTGGACGGCCCGCGTGTGCCAGATCACCGAAGGAGAGCTGGTGGCCAGTGATGGCAAGCGCTTGCGCGGCAGCTACGATCGGCTCGATGGCAAGGAGGCCATCCACATGATCAGCGCATGGAGCCACCAGAACCAGCTTGTGCTGGGGCAACTGCAAAGTGGATGGCAAGACCAACGAGATCACGGCCATCCCCGCATTGCTTGA
- a CDS encoding ISAs1 family transposase, protein MLSDAAHWTGLRSLVRVQAITHRVIESKTTSQTRYYLSSLKTDARRFNALIRAHWGIENSLHWVLDVTFQEDASRVRKDHADRNLATIRRWALNLCKLDRTPKLTMNLKRKQASYSDAFREQLLRIKTR, encoded by the coding sequence GTGCTCTCCGATGCGGCGCATTGGACCGGCTTGCGTTCACTGGTGCGCGTCCAGGCCATCACCCACCGGGTGATCGAGAGCAAGACCACCAGCCAGACCCGCTACTACCTCTCCAGCCTCAAGACCGATGCACGCAGGTTCAACGCCCTGATACGCGCCCATTGGGGCATCGAGAACTCGCTGCACTGGGTCTTGGACGTCACCTTCCAGGAAGACGCCTCCCGCGTGCGGAAGGACCACGCCGATCGCAATCTGGCCACCATCCGCCGATGGGCCCTCAACCTCTGTAAACTGGACCGGACACCCAAGCTCACCATGAACCTCAAGCGCAAGCAGGCCTCCTACTCAGATGCCTTCCGTGAGCAACTCCTAAGGATTAAGACCCGATAG
- a CDS encoding PH domain-containing protein, whose protein sequence is MAEVDSNSSIVLLAAFNDPLQCKASGQQATRLVGTGTFGIGHHRNTKRRMTDVTPPEPLRARFNPLIRPYLVLQVALFLAATVVCIPLAVIWVLGVGQWWARHYFDKLECELGPKLLRYRKGILFQIEKTIPLENIQDVTFVEGPLLKHFNLSILKFETAGQSQGQAHDMRLIGIIDAHEFRDRILAQREALKHGREPEQTSPSSAASEETVVLLRRILERLDAIAAR, encoded by the coding sequence GTGGCGGAGGTGGACTCCAACTCCTCGATCGTCCTTCTCGCCGCTTTCAACGATCCTCTTCAGTGCAAGGCTAGCGGACAACAAGCGACCCGACTGGTGGGAACCGGTACATTCGGCATTGGCCACCACAGAAACACGAAAAGGCGCATGACCGACGTTACCCCGCCCGAACCGCTACGCGCGCGCTTCAACCCGCTCATACGACCGTACCTGGTGCTTCAGGTCGCCCTATTCCTTGCTGCAACGGTCGTGTGCATTCCGCTGGCCGTGATCTGGGTGCTTGGTGTGGGTCAATGGTGGGCCCGCCATTACTTCGATAAGTTGGAATGCGAGTTGGGGCCGAAGCTGCTGCGCTACCGCAAGGGCATCCTGTTCCAGATCGAGAAGACGATCCCGTTGGAGAACATCCAGGATGTGACTTTCGTGGAGGGTCCTCTGCTCAAGCACTTCAACCTGAGCATCCTGAAGTTCGAGACGGCCGGTCAGAGCCAGGGACAAGCGCACGACATGCGGTTGATCGGCATCATCGACGCGCACGAGTTCCGCGACCGGATCCTGGCACAGCGCGAAGCCTTGAAGCATGGGCGCGAACCTGAACAAACCAGTCCTTCCTCAGCGGCCAGTGAGGAGACCGTGGTGCTGCTGCGCCGCATTCTCGAACGGTTGGATGCGATCGCAGCCCGTTGA
- a CDS encoding PDZ domain-containing protein — protein MDLFLGTLANVHDAQSTYLSAEERTGFDHAMTQSFVGIGVTLSSTDGRIRIGSMEPGGPAALGGALAMGDELLTVRELNAAPVPVPGLSIDATVDLLRGPAGSTLELILRQADGEQRTVVLERALIHPAAGQARACVVRGAGPPIGVITLPRFYTDLSGGSAPRCSQDVAELLDTLLYAGIGGLAIDLRDNQGGSMSETIHILGLFLDAGPVAQRLAP, from the coding sequence ATGGACCTTTTCCTTGGCACGCTGGCGAACGTGCATGACGCACAAAGCACCTACCTGTCGGCGGAAGAGCGTACGGGCTTCGACCATGCGATGACGCAGAGCTTCGTCGGCATCGGTGTCACGCTGTCGAGCACCGATGGCCGCATCCGCATCGGGTCGATGGAACCCGGCGGCCCCGCGGCGTTGGGCGGTGCATTGGCCATGGGCGATGAGCTGCTGACGGTGCGCGAGCTGAACGCCGCACCCGTGCCGGTGCCTGGTCTTTCCATCGACGCAACGGTGGACCTGCTTCGTGGCCCGGCCGGAAGCACGCTGGAGCTGATCCTTCGCCAGGCGGACGGCGAACAACGGACCGTGGTCCTGGAACGCGCGCTCATCCACCCTGCGGCGGGCCAGGCGCGGGCATGTGTGGTGCGTGGTGCCGGTCCACCCATCGGTGTGATCACCTTGCCGCGCTTCTATACCGACCTGTCCGGCGGGAGCGCGCCGCGCTGTTCCCAGGACGTCGCGGAACTGCTCGACACCCTCCTGTACGCAGGGATCGGCGGCCTCGCCATCGACCTGCGCGACAACCAGGGCGGCAGCATGAGCGAGACCATCCACATCCTCGGCCTCTTTCTCGATGCGGGACCCGTCGCGCAGCGCCTTGCCCCGTGA
- a CDS encoding PIN domain-containing protein, with product MTAKSLLVDTNVLIHHWDGDARTTPLLEDTIIHVSFVTEIEILGFHGYTAHERAKVTADLAFIKIVDLDDGIKSAAMDFRARYRMKLADALIAATAIRLRSTARHGRQALQEAQERTHAASALKAPERPRCVRHLADQRAGSR from the coding sequence ATGACCGCTAAGTCGTTGCTGGTCGACACCAACGTATTGATCCACCACTGGGACGGCGATGCGCGCACAACGCCGCTGCTCGAAGACACGATCATCCACGTCTCCTTCGTCACCGAGATCGAAATACTCGGCTTTCATGGCTACACGGCCCATGAGCGTGCGAAAGTGACCGCCGACCTGGCATTCATCAAGATCGTGGACCTCGACGACGGGATCAAGTCAGCAGCCATGGACTTCCGTGCTCGTTATCGAATGAAACTCGCCGATGCGCTGATCGCGGCGACCGCCATCCGGCTCCGGAGTACCGCTCGTCACGGAAGACAAGCACTTCAAGAAGCTCAAGAACGAACTCACGCTGCATCTGCTCTAAAGGCTCCCGAACGTCCGCGATGTGTCAGGCACCTTGCGGATCAGCGTGCTGGATCCCGCTAA
- a CDS encoding HigA family addiction module antidote protein produces MKKLPNIHPGTVLEEEFLVPMGITAYRLAKDISIPQTRVSQIIKGERRVTADTALRLSKYFGNSAKFWLGLQDDFDIEEELKGKGKELAEIPLATAKAA; encoded by the coding sequence ATGAAGAAGCTCCCGAACATCCACCCCGGCACTGTGCTCGAAGAGGAGTTCCTCGTACCCATGGGCATCACGGCCTACCGCCTGGCCAAGGACATCAGTATCCCGCAAACGCGCGTATCTCAGATCATCAAGGGCGAGCGTCGCGTCACAGCGGATACCGCCCTGCGCCTCTCCAAGTACTTCGGTAATTCGGCCAAGTTCTGGCTGGGGTTACAGGACGATTTCGATATCGAAGAAGAGCTCAAAGGAAAAGGCAAGGAGTTGGCGGAGATCCCACTGGCGACAGCCAAGGCGGCCTGA
- a CDS encoding type II toxin-antitoxin system RelE/ParE family toxin: MIRSFGSKVTEGIWNGDPQRKLPSTIQETARRKLRMINNAQDIADLRVPPANRLEKLAGRLKDFYSVRINDQWRIIFKWQSGNAYEVEIIDYH; this comes from the coding sequence ATGATCAGGTCGTTCGGATCGAAGGTGACAGAAGGGATCTGGAACGGTGATCCACAGCGGAAACTGCCTTCGACGATCCAGGAAACGGCCAGAAGAAAGCTCCGGATGATCAACAACGCCCAAGACATCGCCGATCTGCGCGTCCCACCCGCCAACCGCTTGGAGAAACTGGCTGGCCGCCTGAAGGACTTCTATAGCGTGCGCATCAACGACCAGTGGCGCATCATTTTCAAGTGGCAAAGCGGCAACGCCTACGAAGTGGAGATCATCGACTACCATTAA
- a CDS encoding Bro-N domain-containing protein, with translation MTDKNAIKVFEEKQVRTVWDGEQEKWFFSIIDVIAALTGNERPRKYWNDLKTKLVKEGSQLSDKIGQLKLPADDGKLRLTDVADTEQLFRLIQSIPSPKAEPFKLWLAQVASERMDEMADPEITIDRALEQYLRLGYSESWINQRPGRFKAHRTDGVHSYRMTRQGAPRQGYWNEVSGLGATPYGRTGASITDTLLQYIAAGTMCFEPPYRASRSARS, from the coding sequence ATGACCGACAAGAACGCCATCAAGGTCTTCGAGGAGAAGCAGGTTCGCACCGTGTGGGACGGGGAGCAGGAGAAGTGGTTCTTCTCCATCATCGATGTGATAGCGGCCCTCACCGGTAACGAGCGCCCTCGCAAGTACTGGAACGACCTGAAGACCAAGCTAGTGAAGGAAGGCAGCCAACTGTCCGATAAAATCGGACAGTTGAAATTGCCCGCCGACGACGGCAAGCTCCGCCTCACCGATGTGGCCGACACCGAGCAGCTCTTCCGGCTGATCCAATCCATCCCTTCACCCAAGGCCGAGCCGTTCAAACTATGGCTGGCACAAGTGGCATCGGAGCGGATGGATGAAATGGCGGATCCGGAGATCACCATCGACCGTGCGCTTGAACAATACCTGCGGCTGGGCTACTCGGAGAGTTGGATCAACCAGCGGCCAGGGAGGTTCAAAGCACATCGAACGGATGGCGTGCACAGCTATCGTATGACCAGACAAGGCGCTCCGAGGCAAGGATACTGGAACGAAGTATCCGGCCTAGGAGCAACGCCGTATGGTCGAACGGGAGCAAGCATCACTGATACTCTACTTCAATACATCGCCGCCGGAACGATGTGCTTTGAACCTCCCTACAGAGCATCGAGATCCGCAAGGAGCTGA